Proteins from a single region of Verrucosispora sp. NA02020:
- the arc gene encoding proteasome ATPase, which produces MARSDDADSRAARWEKEAHDLSTQVAFLQEELALVRRKLTESPRHVRQLEERLAATQAQLARLTENNERLVGTLKEARAQIVTLKEEIDRLAQPPSGYGVFLARHEDGTVDVFTGGRKLRVAVSPSLDVGELRRGQEVLLNDALNIVDAFGFERVGEVVMLKEVLAGPDGVPGDRALVVSHSDEERIVHLAETLIGSAIRAGDSLMIEPRSAYAYERIPKSEVEELVLEEVPDVDYTDIGGLHSQIEQIRDAVELPFLHADLFREHQLRPPKGILLYGPPGCGKTLIAKAVANSLAKKIAERRGEEKHTSFFLNIKGPELLNKYVGETERHIRLIFQRAREKAGEGTPVIVFFDEMDSIFRTRGSGVSSDVENTIVPQLLSEIDGVEGLENVIVIGASNREDMIDPAILRPGRLDVKIKIERPDAEAAKDIFSKYILSGLPLSADDLAEHGQDAKATVAAMIDAVVLRMYSETEENRFLEVTYANGDKEVLYFKDFNSGAMIQNIVDRGKKMAIKEFLTSGRKGLRLQHLLDACVDEFRENEDLPNTTNPDDWARISGKKGERIVYIRTLVSGGKGAEAGRSIETASNTGQYL; this is translated from the coding sequence GTGGCACGCAGCGACGACGCGGACTCGCGCGCCGCACGGTGGGAGAAGGAGGCCCACGATCTCTCCACGCAGGTCGCGTTCCTGCAAGAGGAACTCGCTCTCGTGCGGCGCAAGTTGACCGAAAGCCCCCGACACGTCCGGCAGCTCGAAGAGCGGCTGGCGGCCACCCAGGCGCAGTTGGCGCGGCTGACCGAGAACAACGAACGGCTCGTGGGCACCTTGAAAGAGGCTCGCGCGCAGATCGTGACGCTCAAAGAGGAGATCGACCGTCTCGCCCAGCCCCCCAGTGGCTACGGCGTCTTCCTGGCCCGACACGAGGACGGCACGGTCGACGTCTTCACCGGCGGGCGCAAGCTCCGCGTGGCCGTCTCACCCTCGCTCGACGTGGGTGAGCTGCGGCGCGGCCAGGAGGTCCTGCTCAACGACGCACTCAACATCGTCGACGCGTTCGGGTTCGAGCGGGTCGGCGAGGTGGTCATGCTCAAGGAGGTGCTGGCGGGCCCCGACGGCGTACCGGGTGACCGGGCGTTGGTGGTCTCGCACTCCGACGAGGAGCGGATCGTGCACCTGGCCGAGACCCTGATCGGCAGCGCGATCCGGGCCGGCGACTCGCTCATGATCGAACCCCGCTCGGCGTACGCGTACGAGCGGATCCCCAAGAGCGAGGTCGAGGAACTGGTCCTGGAGGAGGTGCCGGACGTCGACTACACCGACATCGGCGGCCTGCACTCCCAGATCGAGCAGATCAGGGACGCGGTGGAACTCCCGTTCCTGCACGCCGACCTGTTCCGCGAGCACCAGCTCCGGCCGCCGAAGGGCATCCTGCTCTACGGTCCGCCCGGCTGTGGCAAGACGCTCATCGCGAAGGCGGTCGCCAACTCGCTGGCGAAGAAGATCGCCGAGCGGCGGGGTGAGGAGAAGCACACCAGTTTCTTCCTCAACATCAAGGGTCCTGAGCTGCTCAACAAGTACGTCGGCGAGACCGAGCGGCACATCCGGCTGATCTTCCAGCGGGCGCGGGAGAAGGCCGGCGAGGGCACTCCGGTGATCGTCTTCTTCGACGAGATGGACTCGATCTTCCGGACCCGAGGCTCGGGTGTCTCCTCCGACGTGGAGAACACCATCGTCCCGCAGCTCCTCAGCGAGATCGACGGTGTCGAGGGCCTGGAGAACGTCATCGTCATCGGTGCCTCCAACCGGGAGGACATGATCGACCCGGCGATCCTGCGGCCGGGTCGGCTCGACGTGAAGATCAAGATCGAGCGTCCAGACGCCGAGGCGGCCAAGGACATCTTCTCCAAGTACATCCTCTCCGGCCTGCCGCTCTCCGCGGACGACCTGGCCGAGCACGGTCAGGACGCCAAGGCCACCGTCGCGGCGATGATCGACGCGGTGGTCCTGCGGATGTACTCGGAGACCGAGGAGAACCGCTTCCTCGAGGTCACCTACGCCAACGGCGACAAGGAAGTCCTGTACTTCAAGGACTTCAACTCCGGTGCCATGATCCAGAACATCGTGGATCGCGGCAAGAAGATGGCCATCAAGGAGTTCCTCACCTCCGGTCGCAAGGGACTCCGCCTGCAGCACCTGCTCGACGCCTGCGTCGACGAGTTCCGCGAGAACGAGGACCTGCCCAACACCACCAACCCCGACGACTGGGCCCGCATCTCCGGCAAGAAGGGCGAACGGATCGTCTACATCCGTACGCTCGTCTCCGGCGGCAAGGGCGCCGAAGCCGGCCGTTCCATCGAGACCGCGAGCAACACCGGCCAGTACCTCTGA
- the dop gene encoding depupylase/deamidase Dop translates to MSVRRIMGTEVEYGISVPGQAGANPMVTSSQVVNAYGARPELNRGGRARWDYEEESPLRDARGFTYSGAAYDPAEALADDDLGLANVILTNGARLYVDHAHPEYSTPEVTNPRDLVRWDKAGERVMAEAARRAATIPGSAPIHLYKNNTDNKGASYGAHENYLMRRQTAFADIVAYLTPFFVTRQIVCGAGRVGIGQDGGQSGFQISQRADFFEVEVGLETTLKRPIINTRDEPHADADKYRRLHVIIGDANLSEISTYLKVGTAALILTMIEEKALGPDLGIADPVGELRAVSHDPSLTHRMRMRDGRRLTALDVQWAYLERVRAFVEDRYGSDVDEQTTDVLDRWENVLDRLGRDVMLCADELDWVAKLRLLEGYRDREKLGWGSHKLQLVDLQYSDVRPEKGLYHRLVSRGAMKTLLPDAETQAAMTEPPEDTRAYFRGRCLAQYASEVVAASWDSVIFDVGRESLVRVPMMEPERGTRRHVGALFDRCASAKDLLETLTGG, encoded by the coding sequence ATGAGCGTAAGACGGATCATGGGCACCGAGGTCGAGTACGGCATCTCCGTGCCCGGTCAGGCCGGGGCCAACCCGATGGTCACCTCCTCCCAGGTGGTGAACGCGTACGGCGCCCGCCCGGAACTCAACCGGGGCGGTCGGGCCCGGTGGGACTACGAGGAGGAGTCGCCGCTGCGGGACGCCCGCGGCTTCACCTACTCCGGAGCCGCGTACGACCCGGCCGAGGCGCTCGCCGACGACGACCTCGGGCTGGCGAACGTCATACTCACCAACGGGGCCCGGCTCTACGTCGACCACGCCCACCCGGAGTACTCCACCCCCGAGGTGACCAACCCCCGGGACCTGGTGCGCTGGGACAAGGCGGGGGAGCGGGTGATGGCGGAGGCGGCCCGCCGCGCGGCCACCATCCCGGGCAGCGCGCCGATCCACCTCTACAAGAACAACACCGACAACAAGGGTGCCAGCTACGGCGCGCACGAGAACTACCTCATGCGCCGGCAGACCGCCTTCGCCGACATCGTGGCGTACCTGACCCCGTTCTTCGTGACCCGGCAGATCGTCTGCGGCGCCGGTCGCGTCGGCATCGGCCAGGACGGCGGGCAGAGCGGCTTCCAGATCTCGCAGCGGGCCGACTTCTTCGAGGTCGAGGTGGGGCTGGAGACCACGCTCAAGCGTCCGATCATCAACACCCGGGACGAGCCGCACGCCGACGCCGACAAGTACCGCCGCCTGCACGTCATCATCGGCGACGCCAACCTGTCGGAGATCTCCACCTACCTCAAGGTGGGCACCGCCGCGCTGATCCTCACCATGATCGAGGAGAAGGCGCTCGGTCCGGACCTCGGCATCGCCGACCCGGTCGGTGAACTCCGCGCGGTCAGTCACGACCCGTCGCTGACCCACCGGATGCGCATGCGCGACGGCCGACGGCTGACCGCGTTGGACGTCCAGTGGGCGTACCTGGAGCGGGTACGCGCCTTCGTGGAGGACCGGTACGGCAGCGACGTCGACGAGCAGACCACCGACGTGCTGGACCGGTGGGAGAACGTGCTGGACCGGCTCGGCCGCGACGTCATGCTCTGCGCCGACGAGCTGGACTGGGTGGCGAAGCTGCGGTTGCTGGAGGGCTACCGGGACCGGGAGAAGCTCGGGTGGGGTTCGCACAAGCTCCAACTGGTCGACCTGCAGTACTCCGACGTCCGCCCGGAGAAGGGGCTCTACCACCGCCTGGTCTCCCGGGGGGCGATGAAGACGCTGCTGCCCGATGCCGAGACGCAGGCCGCGATGACCGAGCCGCCGGAGGACACCCGTGCCTACTTCCGGGGCCGCTGCCTGGCGCAGTACGCCTCCGAGGTGGTCGCCGCCAGTTGGGACTCGGTGATATTCGACGTCGGGCGGGAGTCGCTGGTCCGGGTGCCGATGATGGAGCCGGAGCGCGGCACCAGGCGGCACGTCGGCGCACTCTTCGACCGCTGCGCCAGCGCGAAGGATCTGCTGGAGACCCTGACCGGAGGCTGA
- a CDS encoding ubiquitin-like protein Pup, with translation MATRDSGGQSQTGKSRQGEEVEDVTTEANPEVAERHAEITEDVDDLLDEIDSVLEENAEEFVRGYVQKGGE, from the coding sequence GTGGCCACTCGTGACAGCGGCGGTCAGTCGCAGACGGGCAAGTCCCGTCAGGGTGAAGAGGTCGAGGACGTCACCACCGAGGCGAACCCGGAGGTCGCCGAGCGACACGCCGAGATCACCGAGGACGTCGACGACCTGCTCGACGAGATCGACTCCGTCCTGGAGGAGAACGCCGAGGAATTCGTCCGAGGTTACGTGCAGAAGGGCGGAGAATAG
- a CDS encoding endonuclease domain-containing protein — MRGIICFNCNGGPGQFRDSPTRLARAITYLRGTTWQRALIHPGVYQMCSPTRGRPPSPRS, encoded by the coding sequence GTGCGCGGGATAATCTGCTTCAACTGCAACGGTGGTCCTGGCCAGTTCCGTGACAGTCCTACGAGGCTGGCCAGGGCCATCACGTACCTGAGAGGAACCACGTGGCAGCGGGCTTTGATCCATCCGGGCGTCTACCAGATGTGTTCACCAACGCGGGGACGTCCTCCTTCACCACGTTCCTGA
- the prcB gene encoding proteasome subunit beta, with protein sequence MAAGFDPSGRLPDVFTNAGTSSFTTFLSKVAPELLPGRRPLPPGMAADLAPHATTIVAIVADGGVVMAGDRRATMGNLIAQRDIEKVHPADAYSLVGIAGTAGIGIELMRLFQVELEHYEKIEGAMLSLDGKANRLAAMIRGNLGAAMQGLAVIPLFAGFDLAAKDPARAGRIFSFDVTGGPYEETGYDAIGSGSLFARSALKKRFRPGISVDDAVRLAVEALYDAADDDTATGGPDLTRRIFPVVMTATAEGTYRLTDAETAALGESVVAGRMENPGG encoded by the coding sequence GTGGCAGCGGGCTTTGATCCATCCGGGCGTCTACCAGATGTGTTCACCAACGCGGGGACGTCCTCCTTCACCACGTTCCTGAGCAAGGTGGCACCCGAGTTGCTGCCCGGCCGCCGGCCGCTGCCGCCGGGCATGGCCGCCGACCTGGCCCCGCACGCCACCACGATCGTCGCCATCGTCGCCGACGGCGGTGTGGTGATGGCCGGCGACCGGCGGGCCACCATGGGCAACCTGATCGCGCAGCGCGACATCGAGAAGGTGCACCCCGCCGACGCGTACTCGCTGGTGGGGATCGCCGGGACCGCCGGCATCGGCATCGAGCTGATGCGGCTGTTCCAGGTCGAGCTGGAGCACTACGAGAAGATCGAGGGCGCGATGCTCTCGCTCGACGGCAAGGCCAACCGGCTCGCCGCGATGATCCGGGGCAACCTCGGTGCGGCGATGCAGGGGCTGGCCGTGATCCCGCTGTTCGCCGGCTTCGACCTCGCGGCGAAGGACCCGGCGCGGGCCGGGCGGATCTTCAGCTTCGACGTGACCGGTGGCCCCTACGAGGAGACCGGCTACGACGCGATCGGCTCGGGTTCGCTGTTCGCCCGGTCGGCGTTGAAGAAGCGGTTCCGGCCCGGGATCTCCGTCGACGACGCGGTCCGGCTGGCGGTGGAGGCGCTCTACGACGCCGCCGACGACGACACCGCGACCGGTGGCCCCGACCTGACCCGGCGGATCTTCCCGGTGGTGATGACCGCGACGGCGGAGGGGACGTACCGGCTGACCGACGCGGAGACGGCGGCGCTCGGCGAGAGTGTGGTCGCCGGTCGGATGGAGAATCCGGGCGGCTGA
- the prcA gene encoding proteasome subunit alpha, which translates to MAMQFYASPEQIMRDRSELARKGIARGRSAVVLSYAGGVLFVAENLSSTLHKVGEIYDRIGFAAVGRYNEFENLRRAGVRMADLNGLSYDRRDVTGLALANTFAQILGTIFTEQSKPFEVEICVAEVGATPEDDSLYRLTYDGSVTDEPGRMAMGGQSDAISGVLKSNHRPDMSLGEAVKVAVQALGSVGGEGGAARTIAADQLEVAVLDRNRVGRTFRRITGAALTGLLDGGVEGEAAEGDRAETPTTPTEEAHKPTTSAGSADLEDKPGDKPDA; encoded by the coding sequence GTGGCCATGCAGTTCTACGCCTCGCCCGAACAGATCATGCGCGACCGTTCCGAGCTGGCCCGCAAGGGCATCGCCCGGGGACGCAGCGCGGTGGTCCTGAGCTACGCCGGTGGGGTGCTCTTCGTCGCGGAGAACCTCTCCAGCACCCTGCACAAGGTCGGCGAGATCTACGACCGGATCGGCTTCGCGGCTGTCGGTCGCTACAACGAGTTCGAGAACCTGCGCCGGGCCGGGGTGCGGATGGCCGACCTCAACGGGTTGAGCTACGACCGGCGTGACGTCACCGGCCTGGCACTGGCCAACACGTTCGCGCAGATCCTGGGCACGATCTTCACCGAGCAGTCAAAGCCGTTCGAGGTGGAGATCTGCGTCGCCGAGGTGGGTGCCACCCCGGAGGACGACTCGCTCTACCGCCTCACCTACGACGGTTCGGTGACCGACGAGCCGGGCCGGATGGCGATGGGCGGGCAGTCCGACGCCATCTCCGGGGTGCTCAAGTCGAACCACCGGCCGGACATGTCGCTCGGCGAGGCGGTCAAGGTGGCGGTGCAGGCGCTGGGCAGCGTCGGTGGCGAGGGCGGTGCCGCCCGGACGATCGCCGCCGACCAGCTGGAGGTGGCGGTCCTGGACCGCAACCGGGTGGGGCGTACCTTCCGGCGGATCACCGGTGCGGCGCTGACCGGGCTGCTCGACGGCGGCGTGGAGGGCGAGGCGGCGGAGGGCGACCGGGCGGAGACCCCGACCACGCCGACCGAGGAGGCGCACAAGCCGACCACCTCGGCCGGCTCGGCGGACCTGGAGGACAAGCCGGGCGACAAGCCCGACGCCTGA
- a CDS encoding glycosyltransferase family 2 protein: MSPPRVTAVMLAYGPEPWLVEAAEAVLASTGVDIDLVVVDNGCTGDGIDVVKGLAGVRVVRPDENTGYSGGCNVGAAEATGDWLAFVNSDAVVAPDALGKVVAVAAEPGVGAAMASIRLAHDPDLINTSGNPLHFTGLSWAGGNGEPASAHARRTVVPSLSGCCFVIGRSRWSELGGFPTEYFAYHEDTELSLRLWQRGLRLEYVPDAVVRHHYEFSRNDLKLYLVERNRLLTLLTAYQGRTLALLAPMLLLTEVAMLAAALAGGWSRQKTRGWGWLWRHRDWVRARRRRLQSERTVGDGAIADLMTARVAPSNVAAPPGMGVFNALAAAWWALVRPLLARR, translated from the coding sequence ATGAGCCCACCCCGCGTGACCGCGGTGATGCTCGCCTACGGCCCCGAGCCCTGGCTGGTCGAGGCCGCCGAGGCCGTGCTGGCCAGCACCGGCGTCGACATCGACCTGGTCGTGGTGGACAACGGCTGCACCGGCGACGGCATCGACGTGGTCAAGGGTCTGGCCGGAGTCCGGGTGGTCCGGCCGGACGAGAACACCGGCTACTCCGGCGGGTGCAACGTCGGCGCGGCCGAGGCCACCGGCGACTGGCTCGCCTTCGTCAACTCCGACGCCGTCGTCGCCCCCGACGCGCTGGGAAAGGTGGTCGCGGTGGCCGCCGAACCGGGTGTCGGCGCGGCGATGGCCTCCATCCGGCTCGCCCACGACCCCGATCTGATCAACACCTCCGGCAATCCGCTGCACTTCACCGGCCTGTCCTGGGCAGGCGGCAACGGCGAACCCGCGAGCGCGCACGCCCGGCGCACGGTCGTGCCGTCGCTGAGCGGCTGCTGTTTCGTGATCGGCCGGTCCCGCTGGAGCGAGCTGGGCGGCTTCCCCACCGAGTACTTCGCCTACCACGAGGACACCGAACTCAGCCTGCGACTGTGGCAGCGCGGCCTGCGGTTGGAGTACGTGCCGGACGCCGTGGTGCGGCACCACTACGAGTTCTCCCGCAACGACCTCAAGCTCTACCTGGTCGAACGCAACCGGCTGTTGACCCTGCTCACCGCCTACCAGGGCCGCACCCTGGCGCTACTGGCGCCGATGCTGCTGCTCACCGAGGTCGCCATGCTGGCCGCCGCGCTCGCCGGTGGCTGGTCCCGGCAGAAGACGCGCGGCTGGGGCTGGCTGTGGCGCCACCGCGACTGGGTACGCGCCCGCCGACGCCGGTTGCAGTCGGAACGCACCGTCGGGGACGGGGCGATCGCCGACCTGATGACCGCCCGGGTGGCCCCCTCGAACGTGGCCGCTCCCCCCGGGATGGGTGTCTTCAACGCCCTCGCCGCCGCCTGGTGGGCGCTGGTGCGGCCGTTGCTCGCGCGTCGCTGA
- a CDS encoding lipopolysaccharide biosynthesis protein, translated as MIGRLLRLVPPGTVPVGAGLAIVGLASYVHLAVAGHNLTAGDYSSLSVLWSFVFTVGLGVFLPVEQEVARLVAARRTRGLPPGPVLARGAAVAAVTLGLLVLACVAAADVLGDRLFAGDTGLVWALCGALAALAVAHTTRGVLSGLRQFGWYGTQLGIDGGLRIGLVALLGLAGVDSPMAYALVLVVAPLVGVASTVAPVLRAAGGGAALPWPALLRGLALLTVSSLLAQVVVNVGVINVRLLAPADVATAGALLSALVLVRIPLFVFGSMQAALLPGLSTAAATGDQAAFGTLLRRALGVVTALGVLGGVLTALLGPWLVQVLFDAPDVLGHGDFAWLGLATLAYLWAMVLGQALLARDQHQAQAVAWVAGVAALAVATLAPLSVALRVELGYAVGSLVVVAVMLTRLRRGTATLTPPVAVPVSASTPGGVR; from the coding sequence GTGATCGGTCGCCTGCTCCGTCTCGTACCGCCCGGCACCGTCCCGGTCGGCGCGGGTCTGGCCATCGTCGGCCTGGCCTCGTACGTGCACCTCGCGGTGGCCGGGCACAACCTCACCGCCGGGGACTACTCGTCGCTCTCGGTGCTCTGGTCCTTCGTGTTCACCGTCGGCCTCGGCGTGTTCCTGCCGGTCGAGCAGGAGGTGGCCCGGCTGGTCGCGGCCCGCCGTACCCGGGGGTTGCCGCCCGGCCCGGTCCTGGCGCGCGGTGCCGCCGTCGCCGCCGTCACGCTGGGTCTGCTGGTGCTGGCCTGCGTCGCCGCCGCCGACGTGCTCGGCGACCGCCTCTTCGCCGGTGACACCGGGCTGGTGTGGGCGCTCTGCGGCGCGCTCGCCGCGCTAGCCGTGGCGCACACCACCCGGGGCGTGCTCTCCGGGCTGCGGCAGTTCGGCTGGTACGGCACCCAGCTCGGGATCGACGGCGGACTGCGCATCGGGCTGGTGGCCCTCCTCGGCCTGGCCGGGGTCGACTCGCCGATGGCGTACGCGCTGGTGCTGGTCGTGGCGCCGCTGGTGGGCGTGGCGTCGACCGTGGCACCGGTGCTCCGGGCGGCCGGCGGCGGCGCGGCCCTGCCCTGGCCGGCCCTGCTGCGCGGGCTGGCACTGCTCACCGTCTCCAGCCTGCTCGCACAGGTCGTGGTGAACGTCGGCGTGATCAACGTACGGCTGCTCGCCCCGGCCGACGTGGCGACGGCCGGCGCGCTGCTCTCCGCGCTGGTGCTGGTCCGCATCCCGTTGTTCGTGTTCGGCTCGATGCAGGCCGCGCTGCTGCCCGGCCTCTCCACCGCCGCCGCCACCGGCGACCAGGCGGCCTTCGGCACGCTGCTGCGGCGGGCCCTGGGCGTCGTCACCGCGCTGGGCGTGCTCGGCGGCGTCCTGACCGCGCTGCTCGGCCCGTGGCTGGTCCAGGTGCTCTTCGACGCCCCGGACGTCCTCGGGCACGGCGACTTCGCCTGGCTCGGCCTGGCCACCCTGGCCTACCTGTGGGCGATGGTCCTCGGCCAGGCGCTGCTCGCCCGCGACCAGCACCAGGCGCAGGCCGTCGCGTGGGTCGCCGGGGTCGCCGCGCTGGCCGTCGCCACCCTCGCCCCGCTGAGCGTCGCGTTGCGCGTCGAGCTCGGTTACGCGGTGGGTTCCCTGGTCGTCGTCGCGGTGATGCTCACCCGGCTGCGTCGGGGCACCGCCACCCTCACCCCGCCCGTCGCGGTCCCGGTGTCCGCGAGCACCCCCGGAGGCGTCCGATGA
- a CDS encoding glycosyltransferase family 2 protein: MVNGKRLLVIIPALNEAGSIADVVREVRGELPGVDVLVVDDGSTDRTSAVAAAAGARVARLPYNLGVGGAMRLGYRYAYDHDYDVAVQIDADGQHDPRYVPKLVDLLDDHDLVIGARFAGEGEYTVRGPRRWAMGMLSMVLSALSGTTLTDTTSGFRAANRRMIEMFAQWYPAEYLGDTVETLVHTARRGYRIQQVPVAMRRRMAGTPSHSPAKAMIYLGRALAVLTLALIRR, encoded by the coding sequence ATGGTTAACGGCAAGCGGCTCCTGGTCATCATCCCGGCGCTCAACGAGGCCGGGTCCATCGCCGACGTGGTCCGCGAGGTCCGGGGCGAGCTGCCCGGCGTCGACGTCCTCGTGGTGGACGACGGCTCCACCGACCGCACCTCGGCAGTCGCCGCCGCCGCCGGTGCCCGGGTCGCCCGGCTGCCGTACAACCTCGGTGTCGGCGGCGCCATGCGCCTCGGCTACCGGTACGCCTACGACCACGACTACGACGTGGCGGTCCAGATCGACGCCGACGGCCAGCACGACCCCCGGTACGTACCGAAGCTGGTCGACCTGCTCGACGACCACGACCTGGTGATCGGTGCCCGGTTCGCCGGTGAGGGCGAGTACACCGTGCGGGGACCCCGGCGCTGGGCGATGGGGATGCTGTCGATGGTGCTCTCTGCCCTGTCCGGCACCACCCTGACCGACACCACCTCGGGCTTCCGTGCCGCCAACCGACGGATGATCGAGATGTTCGCCCAGTGGTACCCCGCCGAGTACCTCGGCGACACCGTCGAGACGCTGGTGCACACCGCCCGTCGGGGCTACCGCATCCAGCAGGTGCCGGTGGCGATGCGGCGGCGGATGGCCGGCACCCCGAGCCACTCCCCCGCGAAGGCGATGATCTATCTCGGGCGGGCCCTGGCCGTGCTCACGCTGGCCCTCATCCGCCGGTGA
- a CDS encoding DUF2304 domain-containing protein — protein MKLTLVTGLTGLVLLATIVELLRRRQLREKYGMLWLGLLFVVIPLSLFPRLLDGVADLLGVASGVSLVLFLGIVFLLLVCIHLSWEVSALEEETRTLAEEIALIRAEFEADRAAREELVSRDG, from the coding sequence ATGAAGCTCACCCTGGTCACCGGCTTGACCGGTCTGGTCCTGCTGGCCACGATCGTCGAGTTGCTGCGCCGCCGACAGCTACGTGAGAAGTACGGCATGCTCTGGCTCGGGCTGCTGTTCGTGGTCATCCCCCTGTCGCTGTTCCCCCGGCTGCTCGACGGCGTCGCCGACCTGCTCGGTGTCGCCTCCGGCGTCAGCCTCGTGCTCTTCCTCGGCATCGTCTTCCTGCTGCTCGTCTGCATCCACCTGAGCTGGGAGGTCAGCGCGCTGGAGGAGGAGACCCGCACGCTGGCCGAGGAGATCGCGCTGATCCGCGCCGAGTTCGAGGCCGACCGGGCCGCACGAGAAGAGCTGGTGTCCCGCGATGGTTAA
- the rfbD gene encoding dTDP-4-dehydrorhamnose reductase: MRALVTGAGGMLGRDLVEVLATTHTVTPATRAELDITDAAAVHAAVAGHDVVINTAAWTDVDGAESDEAAATRVNGEAVAHLATACAAHDARLIQLSTDYVFPGDADTPYPEDTPTAPINAYGRSKLAGELAVTRHLPDTGYVVRTAWLYGTHGRNFVSTMLGLADQREFLDVVDDQRGQPTWSYALARQLVALAGAALAGRAAPGVYHGTCAGETTWYGLARAAFALHGLDPDRIRPITSDRFPRPAARPAYSVLGHDRWAAAGLSPLPDWHATLSDALAPAAPPSPWKVA; encoded by the coding sequence GTGAGGGCGCTGGTGACGGGCGCCGGCGGGATGCTCGGGCGGGACCTGGTGGAGGTGCTCGCCACCACGCACACGGTGACCCCCGCCACCCGGGCCGAGCTCGACATCACCGACGCCGCCGCGGTGCACGCCGCGGTGGCCGGACACGACGTGGTGATCAACACCGCCGCGTGGACCGACGTCGACGGCGCCGAGTCGGACGAGGCGGCGGCCACCCGCGTCAACGGTGAGGCGGTGGCCCACCTCGCCACGGCCTGCGCCGCGCACGACGCCCGCCTGATCCAGCTCTCCACCGACTACGTCTTCCCCGGCGACGCCGACACCCCGTACCCGGAGGACACCCCCACCGCGCCGATCAACGCGTACGGCCGGAGCAAGCTCGCCGGGGAACTGGCCGTGACCCGGCACCTGCCCGACACCGGCTACGTGGTCCGCACCGCCTGGTTGTACGGCACCCACGGCCGCAACTTCGTCAGCACCATGCTCGGCCTCGCGGACCAGCGCGAGTTCCTCGACGTCGTGGACGACCAGCGGGGCCAGCCCACCTGGTCGTACGCGCTGGCGCGGCAGCTGGTGGCCCTGGCCGGGGCGGCGCTGGCCGGTCGGGCGGCCCCCGGCGTCTACCACGGCACCTGCGCCGGGGAGACCACCTGGTACGGCCTGGCCCGCGCGGCGTTCGCCCTGCACGGGCTCGATCCGGACCGGATCCGGCCGATCACCAGCGACCGCTTTCCGCGTCCCGCCGCCCGACCGGCGTACAGTGTGCTAGGGCACGACCGATGGGCCGCCGCCGGGCTGTCACCCCTACCGGACTGGCACGCCACACTGAGCGACGCTCTCGCTCCCGCCGCTCCACCCTCCCCGTGGAAGGTCGCATGA